One Borreliella chilensis DNA window includes the following coding sequences:
- a CDS encoding phosphate acetyltransferase, whose translation MFCLKDYVFEKARVFVQENKYKASIVFPESSDSRVLKAAVVVLQKNLANSIILIGKKDSVFNSLKEFTISSNVLERIEVVDPNYFSGIEMYLDEYWNLLRLKGATKQSLKAQVLDEITFAMLMVRFGHAKSCVCGAVATSAKVLSNALRIIPKLEGVKVISSFMIMDTFSISCNVDVCFGYNGILFFADCSVVVNPNSLELAEIALQSAKSFKDILNANPKVALLSFSTKGSSNARETEKVKNALNIVKNRKSDLLIDGELQLDSAIIKNVAEKKCRDSLVAGSANVLIFPNLDAGNIGYKLVERLAFAKAYGPFLQGFSKPISDLSRGCSVDEIVFASALMISI comes from the coding sequence ATGTTTTGTTTAAAAGATTATGTTTTTGAAAAAGCAAGAGTATTTGTGCAAGAGAATAAGTATAAGGCTAGTATAGTTTTTCCTGAAAGTAGTGATTCTAGGGTTTTGAAGGCAGCTGTTGTTGTTTTGCAAAAGAATCTTGCAAATTCAATTATTTTAATAGGGAAAAAAGATTCTGTTTTTAATTCTTTAAAAGAATTTACTATTTCTAGTAATGTTTTAGAAAGAATAGAAGTTGTTGATCCTAATTATTTTTCAGGTATTGAAATGTATTTGGATGAATATTGGAATTTGCTAAGGCTAAAGGGAGCTACTAAGCAAAGTTTAAAGGCTCAGGTTTTAGATGAGATTACTTTTGCTATGCTTATGGTAAGATTTGGCCATGCCAAATCTTGTGTTTGTGGAGCTGTTGCAACTTCTGCCAAAGTTTTGTCTAATGCTTTGAGAATAATTCCCAAGTTGGAAGGTGTTAAGGTTATCTCATCTTTTATGATTATGGATACTTTTAGTATTTCTTGCAATGTTGATGTTTGTTTTGGGTATAATGGAATTTTATTTTTTGCGGATTGTTCTGTAGTAGTCAATCCTAATTCCTTAGAGCTTGCAGAGATTGCACTTCAAAGTGCTAAATCTTTTAAAGATATTTTAAATGCAAATCCCAAGGTTGCTCTTTTAAGTTTTTCAACAAAAGGCTCTTCTAATGCTAGAGAAACTGAAAAAGTAAAGAATGCTTTAAATATTGTTAAGAATAGGAAGAGCGATTTGCTTATTGATGGAGAGCTTCAACTTGATTCTGCCATAATTAAAAATGTTGCAGAGAAAAAATGTAGAGATTCTTTGGTAGCAGGCTCTGCAAATGTATTAATATTTCCTAATTTAGATGCTGGAAATATTGGTTATAAATTAGTAGAGAGATTAGCCTTTGCCAAGGCCTACGGTCCCTTTTTGCAAGGCTTTTCTAAGCCAATTAGTGATCTTTCAAGAGGTTGTTCTGTTGATGAGATTGTATTTGCAAGTGCTTTAATGATAAGCATTTAA
- a CDS encoding 16S rRNA methyltransferase yields MDINYNSIASIKQTLKEKKIAPRKLWGQNYLINENIRQKIIESLELKKNEKIWEIGPGLGSMTAILLKKTNFLTAFEIDLKYSEILNEKFGKLKNFKLIKGDFLKKYKNENKNINKIFSNLPYNIASKVISRLIEENFLKEMVFTVQKELADRMIAKINSKNYSSFTVLVQSHFTVIKIIDIGKSNFYPAPKVKSTTLKLIPKNPNIKDFKDFNKLVRTVFSSRRKKLKNTIINFVENKAVLREDFLKEYLDKRPENISVEEFIKISNTLNAYH; encoded by the coding sequence ATGGACATCAACTATAACAGTATAGCTAGCATAAAGCAAACATTAAAAGAAAAAAAAATAGCTCCAAGAAAGTTGTGGGGACAAAACTATCTAATAAACGAAAATATAAGGCAAAAAATAATAGAAAGCTTAGAACTAAAAAAAAATGAAAAAATCTGGGAAATTGGTCCGGGTCTTGGCTCAATGACTGCCATTTTATTAAAAAAAACTAATTTCCTAACTGCATTTGAAATTGACTTAAAATATTCAGAAATATTAAATGAAAAATTTGGAAAATTAAAAAACTTCAAACTAATAAAAGGGGATTTTTTAAAAAAATACAAAAATGAAAATAAAAACATTAATAAAATATTTTCAAATTTGCCATATAATATAGCATCAAAAGTAATATCTAGATTAATTGAAGAAAATTTTTTAAAAGAAATGGTATTCACAGTACAAAAAGAGTTGGCCGACAGAATGATTGCAAAAATAAACAGTAAAAACTATTCTTCATTTACAGTCTTAGTACAATCACACTTTACCGTAATTAAAATAATAGACATAGGAAAAAGCAATTTTTATCCTGCTCCTAAAGTTAAGTCTACAACACTAAAATTAATTCCTAAAAACCCCAATATAAAAGACTTTAAAGACTTCAACAAATTGGTTAGAACTGTATTTTCAAGCAGAAGAAAAAAATTGAAAAATACCATTATTAATTTCGTCGAGAATAAAGCTGTTCTAAGAGAAGATTTTTTAAAAGAATATCTAGACAAAAGACCTGAAAACATTTCTGTTGAAGAATTTATAAAAATTTCAAATACTTTAAATGCTTATCATTAA
- a CDS encoding competence protein, producing the protein MILIFILISLNLSIQYYFKLNLIYLNTTLALFFIIKNNKHLALSFIFCTLFLLSFQARLNFKTLEKNIYKIVNIKHFKKDSKTIIEAIDNTANTHKSYFKNIENIFKVGDTVKIKNQKIKLIKRSFFSKLREKYTNALNIFLNSLNPSYSHFSKAIILNIKSEITKYEKTLFQNAGIAHILVVSGLHFYLISLISYYLLLIITNEKLKYSILSTILLNYLILTGFTPSTLRAFLMTESLIIYKLIYGKINLISCLSISFTINSIAFPETLNSIGFQLSYLATMGISVAVHLKNRYGLNKLMSSMLTTFFIQIFTLPVIYVNNFDLTPISVLSNLIIIPLTLIFLIITILSLITYYSNLNLFFLLDLINAYIFQTIKITATLFSKFFIVKHHQIPTFLTLSVVLITYIIYNNEIKKIK; encoded by the coding sequence ATGATTTTAATATTTATCCTAATTTCACTTAATTTATCAATTCAATACTATTTTAAGCTCAATTTAATTTATCTCAACACAACACTAGCATTATTTTTTATAATAAAAAATAACAAACACTTAGCACTTAGTTTTATTTTTTGCACATTGTTTCTATTAAGCTTTCAAGCTAGATTGAATTTTAAAACATTGGAAAAAAATATTTATAAAATAGTAAACATTAAACATTTTAAAAAAGATTCAAAAACCATTATTGAAGCAATTGACAATACAGCCAATACACACAAATCCTACTTTAAAAATATTGAAAATATTTTTAAAGTAGGAGATACTGTTAAAATTAAAAACCAAAAAATAAAACTTATTAAAAGATCCTTTTTTTCTAAGCTTAGAGAAAAATATACAAATGCTTTAAATATTTTTTTAAACTCATTAAATCCTAGCTACTCCCACTTTTCAAAAGCAATAATTTTGAATATCAAATCAGAAATAACAAAATACGAAAAAACATTATTTCAAAATGCAGGCATTGCCCACATTTTGGTAGTGTCTGGACTACATTTTTATCTAATAAGCTTAATAAGCTACTACTTACTTTTAATAATCACAAATGAAAAATTAAAATACTCAATACTAAGCACAATTTTATTAAATTATCTAATTTTAACTGGATTTACACCTTCAACACTAAGGGCATTTCTAATGACAGAATCTCTTATAATATACAAACTAATCTACGGGAAGATTAATTTAATAAGCTGCCTATCTATTAGTTTTACAATAAACAGTATTGCATTTCCCGAAACACTAAATTCAATAGGATTTCAGCTTTCCTATCTTGCAACAATGGGAATATCAGTAGCGGTTCATCTAAAAAATAGATATGGTCTTAACAAGCTAATGTCATCAATGCTTACAACATTTTTTATTCAAATATTCACTTTACCAGTAATTTATGTTAACAATTTTGATCTAACACCAATCTCAGTATTGTCAAACTTAATAATTATTCCATTAACATTAATTTTCTTAATAATAACAATATTAAGCTTAATAACTTACTACTCAAACTTGAATTTATTTTTTCTTCTTGACCTTATAAATGCTTACATATTCCAAACAATAAAAATTACAGCAACACTTTTTAGCAAATTCTTTATAGTAAAACATCACCAAATACCTACATTTTTAACATTAAGCGTTGTCCTTATAACTTACATTATTTACAATAATGAGATTAAAAAAATAAAATAA
- a CDS encoding CAAX protease — translation MQLLKNKYSFKRALLDLFLAYAVIYLASSFENVNSEFWNVAKNHFYFWASRSFLIIFIIYFSKLTSSCDDFRVEFFIPKFKFIFIWESVIIFIKTILIAIISIFLIAFLLEYLLPESSFASYFQNNSGFNWKISSKTALILMIFTSLLTGAFEELFYRAFVITKFTQMGFSGVVTVLISSMFFAFEHLYYGVLGFLVTFIFGIFFAFTYLRYKNVYYMIFMHSFYNIIVSMLLLFLN, via the coding sequence ATGCAATTGTTAAAAAATAAATATTCATTCAAGCGAGCTTTGCTTGATCTTTTTTTGGCCTATGCTGTTATTTATCTTGCATCTTCTTTTGAAAATGTTAATTCAGAATTTTGGAATGTTGCTAAGAACCATTTTTATTTTTGGGCTTCAAGATCTTTTTTAATTATTTTTATAATTTATTTTTCCAAACTTACTAGTTCTTGTGATGATTTTAGAGTGGAGTTTTTTATTCCTAAATTTAAATTTATTTTTATTTGGGAATCTGTAATAATTTTTATTAAAACAATATTGATTGCAATAATATCAATTTTTTTAATAGCTTTTTTGCTTGAATATCTGTTGCCAGAGTCGTCATTTGCCTCTTATTTCCAAAATAATTCTGGGTTTAATTGGAAGATCAGTAGTAAAACAGCATTGATTTTAATGATTTTTACTTCTTTACTTACAGGAGCTTTTGAAGAGTTGTTTTACAGGGCTTTTGTTATTACTAAGTTTACGCAAATGGGCTTTTCCGGTGTAGTCACCGTTTTAATCAGTAGTATGTTTTTTGCTTTTGAGCATTTATATTATGGGGTTTTAGGCTTTTTGGTTACATTTATATTTGGGATATTTTTTGCTTTTACTTATTTAAGGTATAAAAATGTATATTATATGATTTTTATGCATAGTTTTTATAATATTATTGTTAGCATGTTATTGCTTTTTTTAAATTGA
- a CDS encoding long-chain fatty acid--CoA ligase encodes MRDTVPKRFKEVVTPYSELDIFIYKEAESKSFKKQIYADFWNEVKRVASGLLYYGIKRGEKVVIVSDSRREWIIIDVATLGLGCVDVPRGNDSSEDELAYIINHSESTFIFVENNKQLQKVLSKKHDLRLVRCIVVIDDDKSYEEKMGSITVFSYKKLLELGIEYLRANPKSFDMEIEKGSSKDIATIIYTSGTTGVPKGVMLRHESFIFQLDRLYDYLPTLKPGKIMISILPLWHSFERACEYIVALKGIAIAYSKPIGPVLLKDFLLLNPQTIISVPRIWEGIRIGIIKKVSESLIKKLVFGGFLKIGIFYAKLKEKFLGFSPVYKKPNFFISLFSKLFLFVGIILIFPVKLLGDILVFKKIKNALGKNFEFGVSGGGALVDYVDYFFKAVGIKVLEGYGLTETGPILSVRRLKGPVARTVGPILPDVEYKVVGIDGRVLSYGEKGELWIRSPQIMSGYFKDKAKTSEVLTEDGWFNTGDLVRLTINNEISIVGRSKDTIVLRGGENIEPEPLERVLSKSLFIENIMIVGQDQKFLGAIIVPNFENLEKWANSNGVSFASRGDLLISEDVNKLYSKQISDTINIKLGFKSFERIVGFVLLQDSFSIGEELTNTLKLKRYYISQKYEDKIRLIFSKSDLDLNGY; translated from the coding sequence ATGAGAGATACTGTGCCTAAGCGCTTCAAGGAAGTGGTAACTCCTTATAGTGAGCTTGATATTTTTATATATAAGGAAGCAGAGTCTAAGAGTTTCAAAAAACAAATATACGCTGATTTTTGGAATGAGGTAAAAAGAGTTGCTTCTGGGCTTTTGTATTATGGTATTAAAAGGGGAGAAAAAGTTGTAATCGTCTCTGATTCTAGAAGAGAGTGGATAATAATTGACGTTGCTACTTTGGGACTAGGTTGTGTTGATGTTCCTAGGGGAAATGATTCTTCTGAGGATGAATTAGCTTATATTATTAACCATTCTGAATCCACTTTTATTTTTGTTGAAAACAATAAACAGCTTCAAAAAGTTTTATCCAAAAAACATGATCTTAGATTGGTGAGATGTATTGTTGTTATTGATGATGATAAATCTTATGAAGAAAAAATGGGAAGTATTACTGTATTTTCTTATAAAAAATTGCTAGAACTTGGAATTGAGTATTTAAGGGCTAATCCAAAATCATTTGATATGGAGATTGAAAAAGGTTCTTCAAAAGATATTGCAACTATAATATATACTTCTGGTACAACAGGTGTGCCAAAGGGAGTAATGTTAAGGCATGAATCTTTTATTTTTCAATTAGACAGGCTTTATGATTATCTTCCAACACTTAAGCCAGGTAAGATAATGATTTCTATTCTTCCTCTTTGGCATTCTTTTGAGAGAGCTTGTGAATATATAGTTGCTTTAAAGGGCATAGCAATTGCATATTCAAAACCCATAGGCCCTGTTTTGTTAAAAGATTTTTTACTTTTAAATCCTCAAACGATTATTTCTGTGCCTAGAATTTGGGAAGGCATAAGAATAGGTATTATTAAAAAAGTGTCAGAATCTTTGATTAAAAAACTTGTGTTTGGAGGGTTTTTAAAGATTGGAATTTTCTATGCAAAACTTAAGGAAAAATTTTTAGGGTTTTCTCCTGTTTATAAAAAACCTAATTTTTTTATTTCACTTTTTTCAAAATTATTCTTATTTGTTGGGATTATTTTAATTTTTCCTGTTAAATTATTAGGTGATATTTTGGTATTTAAGAAAATAAAAAATGCTCTTGGAAAAAATTTTGAATTTGGAGTTTCTGGTGGTGGGGCTTTAGTTGATTATGTTGATTATTTTTTCAAAGCTGTAGGAATTAAAGTCCTTGAAGGTTATGGCCTTACTGAAACAGGTCCTATTTTGAGCGTTAGGCGTCTTAAGGGTCCTGTAGCTAGAACCGTAGGTCCTATTTTGCCGGATGTTGAATATAAGGTAGTTGGAATTGACGGGAGAGTTTTGTCTTATGGAGAAAAAGGTGAACTTTGGATAAGGTCTCCACAAATAATGAGCGGTTACTTTAAAGATAAAGCTAAGACAAGTGAAGTTTTAACAGAAGATGGTTGGTTTAATACTGGAGATTTGGTTAGATTGACAATTAATAATGAAATTTCAATTGTTGGTAGAAGTAAAGATACAATTGTTCTTAGAGGGGGAGAAAATATTGAGCCTGAGCCTCTTGAGAGGGTTTTGAGCAAATCGTTATTTATTGAAAATATTATGATTGTTGGTCAAGATCAAAAATTTTTGGGAGCTATTATTGTGCCTAATTTTGAAAATCTTGAAAAGTGGGCAAATTCTAATGGGGTATCTTTTGCTTCTAGAGGTGATTTATTGATCAGCGAAGATGTTAACAAGCTGTATTCTAAGCAAATCTCAGATACTATTAATATCAAATTAGGTTTTAAAAGCTTTGAAAGAATAGTAGGTTTTGTTTTGCTTCAAGATTCTTTTTCAATTGGAGAAGAACTTACCAATACTCTTAAGTTAAAAAGATATTATATATCTCAAAAGTATGAAGATAAAATAAGGTTAATTTTTAGTAAAAGTGATCTTGATTTAAATGGATATTAG
- a CDS encoding arginyl-tRNA synthetase, whose protein sequence is MTKSIKKKIKDEIGIIVANLALAKNISIDKININIQKPPKNDLGDITILIFELSKTLKLPIATISEEIIKTLKNKYEIKAMGPYLNIKIPRKEYINNIIQMVNAQKDNYGTNKYLDNKKIILEFSSPNTNKPLHVGHLRNDVIGESLSRILKAVGAKITKINLINDRGVHICKSMLAYKKFGNGITPEKAFKKGDHLIGDFYVKYNKYSQKNENAEKEIQDLLLKWEQKDEDTIKLWEKLNKWAIEGIKETYKITNTSFDKIYLESEIFKLGKNVVLEGLEKGLCYKREDGAICIDLPLDSDEKTDAAQTKQKVLIRPNGTSIYLTQDLGNIVARTEEFNFEEMIYVVGSEQIHHFKSLFFISEKLGISKNKKLLHLSHGMVNLIDGKMKSREGNVIDGDNLILDLMESIMPEITQKIANKKDAKKNALNIALGAIHYYLLKSAVHKDIVFNKKESLSFTGNSGPYIQYVGARINSILEKYNALSIPIVKKINFELLKHEKEWEIIKIISELEENIIKAAKDLNPSILTSYSYSLAKHFSTYYQEVKVIDINNTDLTATRIEFLKIILQTIKNCMYLLNIPYMLKM, encoded by the coding sequence ATGACTAAAAGTATAAAAAAAAAGATTAAAGACGAAATTGGCATCATAGTTGCTAATCTAGCATTAGCAAAAAATATAAGCATAGACAAAATCAATATAAATATTCAAAAACCTCCTAAAAACGATCTGGGAGACATTACTATATTAATATTTGAACTTAGTAAAACCTTAAAACTTCCTATTGCAACTATCTCGGAAGAAATAATAAAAACTCTTAAAAATAAATACGAAATTAAAGCTATGGGACCTTACTTAAATATCAAAATTCCTAGAAAAGAGTATATTAACAATATAATACAAATGGTAAATGCCCAAAAGGATAACTACGGAACAAATAAATATCTAGACAATAAAAAAATAATATTAGAATTTTCATCCCCGAATACAAACAAACCACTGCATGTAGGGCACCTTAGAAATGACGTAATAGGAGAAAGCCTATCAAGAATATTAAAAGCCGTAGGTGCAAAAATTACAAAAATAAATTTAATAAACGATCGTGGGGTACATATCTGCAAATCAATGCTTGCATACAAAAAATTTGGGAATGGCATTACCCCTGAAAAAGCTTTTAAAAAAGGAGACCATTTAATTGGTGATTTTTATGTCAAATATAACAAATACTCACAAAAAAATGAAAACGCTGAAAAAGAAATTCAAGATCTGCTTTTAAAATGGGAACAAAAAGATGAAGACACAATTAAACTCTGGGAAAAACTAAATAAATGGGCAATTGAAGGAATAAAAGAAACATACAAAATTACAAATACATCATTTGATAAAATTTACCTTGAAAGTGAAATTTTTAAACTTGGTAAAAATGTAGTATTAGAGGGACTTGAAAAAGGACTTTGCTACAAAAGAGAAGATGGAGCAATATGCATTGATTTGCCCTTGGATTCAGATGAAAAAACAGATGCTGCTCAAACCAAACAAAAAGTGCTCATACGACCAAATGGAACATCTATCTATCTTACCCAAGACTTAGGAAATATAGTAGCTAGAACAGAAGAATTTAATTTTGAAGAAATGATTTACGTGGTTGGAAGCGAACAAATTCACCACTTTAAAAGTCTATTTTTCATATCAGAAAAATTGGGAATTTCTAAAAACAAAAAACTCCTCCATTTATCACACGGAATGGTTAATCTTATTGATGGCAAAATGAAGTCAAGAGAAGGCAATGTAATTGACGGAGATAATTTAATCTTGGACCTAATGGAGTCAATAATGCCTGAAATTACACAAAAAATTGCAAATAAAAAAGATGCTAAAAAAAATGCTTTAAATATTGCGCTAGGAGCAATCCACTATTACCTACTAAAATCGGCTGTACATAAAGATATTGTTTTTAACAAAAAAGAAAGTCTATCTTTTACAGGAAATTCTGGACCATACATACAATACGTTGGTGCAAGAATTAATAGCATTCTTGAAAAATATAATGCACTTTCTATCCCCATAGTGAAAAAAATTAATTTCGAACTTTTAAAACATGAAAAAGAATGGGAAATTATTAAAATAATATCAGAATTAGAAGAAAATATAATCAAAGCAGCAAAAGATTTAAATCCTTCAATACTTACCAGCTATTCATACTCGCTTGCAAAGCATTTTAGCACATACTATCAAGAAGTTAAAGTAATAGACATAAACAATACTGATTTAACAGCAACAAGAATCGAATTTTTAAAAATTATATTACAAACAATAAAAAATTGTATGTACCTATTAAATATTCCTTATATGTTAAAAATGTAG
- a CDS encoding chemotaxis protein, whose translation MKKKKLNSNLFYKFNFIILAYTIIIIATTFLLLDQGYKKIITKELQDFTKFINQAMIKSFSDESKEIIKALSILTAKYDYKSAIQNNKREEHLVSDKILITLPSFIKIIEYTNKDGYIISSSDKKRNGQYMSLKELILGKALTTFQISILHNSLVKINNNFYIPITYKITDSKKTNIGYIILYADISEKIAELKEYLLLLLENSLLEQNASSQNSSKYFNIYIINNSGDAFGGKDEVLKNIKHIFGFNIKTLTQILNALSQGKANYNTSNSNEIISLARITTSHWYLGIKIDYNNIFSKEFKNMRLVSLSIILILVIIFILIMISTIKTLIISKIDKLNVVIPKVKNGDLTFKIESKGKDSISSTINLFGHFIENLKNVINSLQERVRLLKENGDHLFSEINKTHDTIKNSNQYIEKTQEEVEKQVEFISNTTNVIESLSKNISSLDNSIETQAASVEQSSSAIEEMIGGIQSITEITQKAAKSTEELKRFSDEGRKKQEEVIAQIKEIFKNSTRLQEANSLISSIASQTNLLSMNAAIEASHAGEAGKGFAIVAEEIKDLAEQVTSQSESVASSINEIMDSITKTVNTSELTNKAFNQIFDSINLVVQVIEEINHTMQEQSIGSQEILKALNTMREITYEVKIGSNDMFRGNKEIISTVKLLGEINITVSNSMKGLKEEINKLVGAIERIKVLGTTNSSHISGISENTNQFKTK comes from the coding sequence GTGAAAAAAAAGAAACTTAACTCCAACCTTTTTTATAAATTCAATTTTATAATTTTGGCATATACAATAATCATTATTGCAACAACCTTTTTGCTACTAGATCAAGGCTATAAAAAAATCATAACAAAAGAACTTCAAGACTTTACAAAATTCATTAACCAAGCAATGATTAAAAGCTTTTCTGATGAATCTAAAGAAATAATAAAAGCTTTAAGCATATTAACAGCCAAATATGACTATAAATCTGCAATTCAAAATAACAAAAGAGAAGAACATTTAGTATCTGACAAGATTTTAATTACACTTCCGTCCTTTATTAAAATAATAGAGTACACAAACAAAGATGGGTACATAATCTCATCAAGTGACAAAAAAAGAAACGGCCAATACATGAGCTTGAAAGAATTAATCTTAGGCAAAGCTCTAACTACATTTCAAATTTCAATCCTTCACAACAGTTTGGTAAAAATAAATAACAATTTTTATATCCCAATAACATATAAAATAACAGATTCAAAAAAAACTAATATTGGATATATTATTTTATATGCTGACATTTCAGAAAAAATTGCCGAGCTAAAAGAATATCTTTTGCTTCTTTTAGAAAACTCGTTGCTAGAACAAAATGCAAGCAGTCAAAACTCATCAAAATACTTCAATATATACATAATAAACAACAGTGGAGACGCATTTGGAGGAAAAGATGAAGTTTTGAAAAACATAAAGCACATATTTGGATTTAATATCAAAACGCTAACTCAAATACTAAACGCATTGTCTCAAGGAAAAGCAAATTACAATACAAGTAATTCAAATGAAATAATCTCTTTAGCAAGGATTACAACATCCCATTGGTACTTGGGAATAAAAATAGATTATAACAACATATTTTCAAAAGAATTTAAAAATATGAGATTAGTTTCGCTTTCCATTATATTGATTTTAGTAATAATTTTTATATTAATAATGATATCAACCATAAAAACTTTAATAATATCAAAAATAGATAAACTCAATGTTGTCATTCCAAAAGTGAAAAACGGCGACTTAACATTTAAAATCGAATCAAAAGGCAAAGATTCAATAAGCTCAACAATAAATCTTTTTGGTCACTTTATTGAAAATTTAAAAAATGTAATTAATTCACTACAAGAAAGAGTAAGACTGCTAAAAGAAAACGGCGACCATTTATTTAGTGAAATAAATAAAACCCACGATACAATAAAAAATTCAAATCAATACATAGAAAAAACACAAGAAGAAGTAGAAAAGCAAGTAGAATTCATCTCCAATACAACAAACGTAATTGAAAGTCTTTCAAAAAATATTTCATCTCTTGACAACTCAATTGAAACTCAAGCCGCAAGCGTTGAACAATCCTCATCAGCTATCGAAGAAATGATAGGGGGAATACAATCAATAACAGAAATAACTCAAAAAGCTGCAAAAAGCACAGAAGAACTAAAAAGATTTTCTGATGAGGGTCGAAAAAAACAAGAAGAAGTTATTGCTCAAATCAAAGAAATTTTCAAAAACTCAACAAGATTACAAGAAGCAAACTCTTTAATCTCATCTATAGCTAGTCAAACCAACCTGCTCTCAATGAATGCTGCAATTGAAGCATCTCATGCTGGTGAGGCTGGCAAAGGATTTGCCATTGTTGCAGAAGAAATAAAAGACCTAGCAGAACAAGTTACATCACAATCAGAATCTGTTGCTTCATCAATAAACGAAATAATGGATTCAATAACCAAAACTGTGAATACTTCTGAACTAACAAATAAAGCTTTCAACCAAATATTCGATTCAATCAATCTAGTTGTTCAAGTAATAGAAGAAATAAACCACACAATGCAAGAGCAATCAATAGGTAGCCAAGAAATCTTAAAGGCTTTAAACACAATGAGAGAAATCACATATGAGGTAAAAATTGGCTCAAACGATATGTTTAGAGGCAACAAAGAAATCATTAGCACTGTTAAACTATTAGGAGAAATTAACATTACGGTCTCAAACTCTATGAAAGGACTAAAAGAAGAGATTAATAAGCTAGTAGGAGCAATTGAACGCATTAAAGTTTTAGGAACTACAAACTCAAGCCATATTTCTGGAATTAGTGAAAATACAAATCAATTTAAAACTAAATAA